The Bacillus vallismortis genome window below encodes:
- a CDS encoding redoxin domain-containing protein — MMKKWLARILLIMLASYMGWNLYQTYTKKEVGIEEGQQAPEFTLKTLSGEKSSLQDTKGKKVLLNFWATWCKPCRQEMPAMEQLQKEYADELAVVAVNFTSAEKSVKQVQAFADTYELTFPILIDKKGINADYNVMSYPTTYILDEKGVIQDIHIGTMTKKEMEQKLDLD, encoded by the coding sequence ATGATGAAAAAATGGCTCGCAAGGATCCTGCTTATTATGCTTGCCAGCTATATGGGATGGAATTTGTATCAAACATACACCAAAAAAGAAGTGGGAATAGAAGAGGGACAGCAAGCTCCAGAATTCACTTTGAAAACGCTATCGGGAGAGAAAAGTTCCTTACAAGACACAAAAGGCAAAAAAGTCCTCCTCAATTTTTGGGCAACTTGGTGTAAACCGTGCCGGCAGGAAATGCCAGCGATGGAACAACTGCAAAAAGAATACGCAGACGAACTTGCGGTTGTTGCTGTTAATTTCACTTCAGCTGAGAAAAGTGTGAAACAGGTTCAGGCGTTTGCTGATACGTATGAATTAACGTTTCCTATCCTGATTGATAAAAAAGGGATCAATGCTGACTATAACGTGATGTCATATCCAACGACGTATATCTTAGATGAAAAAGGCGTTATTCAAGATATACATATCGGCACCATGACAAAAAAAGAAATGGAACAAAAACTGGATCTTGATTAG
- a CDS encoding FbpB family small basic protein, translating into MKKMRKRSFHELVMENKKELMTNTEYLNQLEEKLEQRFKQK; encoded by the coding sequence GTGAAGAAGATGAGAAAACGTTCTTTTCATGAGCTCGTCATGGAAAATAAAAAAGAGCTGATGACCAATACAGAGTATTTAAATCAGCTTGAGGAAAAGCTTGAACAGCGATTTAAGCAAAAAT